taATATGTCCATGAAGCTCTATaccaaaaattgtgaaattcagggcccctgggtcaggggttcaggctcttgGGTGGGTCCAacatggccatatagtaaacatgtagtaaatcttagaaaatcttcttgtctactaccatatacatttggtaaaaactaaatgcatgattatgatgtccatgaagccctctacctaaactgtgaaaattatgacccctgagtcaggggttcaggctctagggtagggccaatatggccatatagttaaaatgtattaaatcttaaaaacttttcttctctactcccttaaatatttgttaaaaactaaatgcctggatatgatgtccatgaggccctctaccaaaattgtgaaattcatgacccctggatcaggggttcagactctagggtggggccaatatagccatatagtaaaaatgaattacatcttagaaaatcttcttctctactcccatacatacatgtatctgttaaaaaatagatgcctggttataatgtccatgaagccctctaccaaaattgtgatattcataacccctttgttaggggttcgggctctagggtggggccaatatggtcatataataaaaaagttttaaatctaaaaaaaaatttcttctttacGCCCACATATATGGGCAAAAAActtaatatatgattatgatgttcgctaactcctctacctaaattgtgaaattcatgacccctgggtcagggggtcaggacatgagggggggggcaatatgacAATGTAGTGTTAAtgcaaataatgtttaaaaattttcttctctattctcacacatctgtataaaaaactgacttgtaattatgtttaccaggaagtcctctactggagttttaattttcatgtcccctggagtattgGTTTTGAttctagggcagggccacaatggatgtataggtgttaatgcatataccggtaatgttataaaattatctactcccacacacctggaaggaaaactgaattcatgatttatagaccagatctgaaagtttttcACCTAAATTATatgtttcacagttctttttgaaagatttcaggcaggtagtcgtcattacaaatttataaattttctactccagaatgaaacctaattaattaaatgcatatatgagactcctcgacaagtttgtgtatgagttatatgctactcaggtgaccgttaaggccaattggcctcttgttgtttacatagatttaatatttgtagctgatttgtctatcatcttattcatttaaagcataagtAAACTGTTCTTAATGTTTATCCCATTCATGTTTGGCCtaaaactgtaattttcacttcaaaattcaaaagtaaacaaaagctttgtttatgtaataaagaattgtaagctctgcaACTCGCTTattactcaacaaatgacactcaaattttggttgcttattaaaaatgcctaactgaaacattgtaaagatttaaatcgggaaaataatttttgaccaaaatcatcaccatgcccctttaatatttAACACTAACGGAAACATCGAATTGGTCTCAACAGTTACACGATCGTATACGCAtaagtacttttatttaaatttgatcTACAAAATCAAAAGCAATCTTTGACACCAATATTTCAGTCGCTTAAGATATGCATCTAGGACACGGGTGGATACAGAATGGACATAAAAATGCAGAGAAAAGAAAGTATTTGTCTTTATTCAAAGCCTTAAAACTGCTGCGTTAAGAAAACTGTAAGATGTTTCCAATTTATCCCATTTTTAACGAGTAATTAACTAAGAAAGTTTGGTCGATAATTATCGGCGTTACCGAGCGAAAGTCGAGTACTCGAATACTCGTTGACATCCGATAGTAGACACATTTTCTAGTTATTCTTGGTAAAAGCAAGTGCGCTTTATTCCACAAATGTAGAAcgcaaaatttttaaatataccaGTTGAAAGAGATATCATTTATTCAACAATCCACTCGTACAAAATCAAATATGCGGAAAGAAACACTCAAGATTCAAGTGAAAGTATAAGTATATTCAAcattaaaaggaaaaataaatatgtacgtacatataattatgataaaaaaaaacaaaaacaaaaaaaacaaacaaaaaaacacacacaaacacaaaacacacacacacaaaatacacaaaaaaccaacggaaaacaacaaaaataattccGCTGAAATACTTCCATGTTACTGCATGtgttattaataataaaatcagtAATATTGTATATATCTCCTTTGTCCGATACATATGTTCAATGAATAGCAAAGTATACATGTTAAAATACGCCCTAACGATGATTACTATTTGATGGACACATTGATGATTAGGTTTTTGATCAAGAATAGAtgaaaaattataatcaaatttatcttatggaaatatgaataaaacatccTGCAAATACTGTAAATCAAGTTCCATTCGCgtgcgagaaaaaaaaattcgcgaGGTTCGAAATTTTTTCTCTCCGCGAATTTGCCTTTAAATGTCTCTggaaaacaattgtttagatAATCTACACCTTCATCGCGAAAATTAGTCCTCGAGAAccaatttatctcagataaatCGCGAAAtgaaaattggtttacagtaatgcACACACATTTTATTGCGGCAAAAAATCTAAATGCTTCAGTAGTTAAGAAACTTAAAaagaactacatgtactagtttcATGAAGATATGCTTGGCAAAAGGAAAATCAAAGAACACAATGTGAATTCTGGAAACAACCATTGCCCTAGATATTCTAAGATCGCAATGaccataaaacattttcaagtgTATGGCCTGGGTGCTGACATGACAATCAAAACGCAAGATTCAAATGACGCGCGGAACAAGTAAATATGACGCTGAAAACgcaaaatacatatacaattaatGTGCGGGGTAAGATCAATTAGTGGACGCTTTAAAACgcctcaaataaatgctttgaaCAACCAATGGAAATCAGTTTAAATGAATGCATATTTCAGTTTAGACGCAAAGTCATCAAAATAACGCACAAAGCTAAGCAAACCTGTATAAATTGACCGACATGTTAGCAATAGAAACCCCAGGATTTGCATGACGcgcaagattttttttcttcaaaatcttaTGTAATTTGACCTATGTGGTCAATAATGAACGCTAATGAAAGGCGCAACTTGCATTCAATATGAACTAGGAAAGGAAGGAAATGTTGAAAGAAAACGCCGTGCAGAAATGGGAATTTAAGCAATTGACGCACATGTCATAGTCAACACTGAAGGCGTCAGTTTGCGAAGGACGCATTTTGAAAGCCGTAGAAAACTACATTTAGAGTTATTATGAAGGACTTAAGATCTAGATCCACACGCTTGGGGTATCGTAACTAACTGCTCAAAGCAATTTCAGCTCTAAGCTGATTATCAAAAGTAACTGGCGCTTGAAATAACTTTAAACTAAGAAATAATAGTCACAGAAAGCATCTTACGGAAAGGACAATACTTAATCGCTGACATAAACTTTCGCGCAGGGCCATGGTTGATTTTAAAGGCAATTGTTTCGTATAATCATAACTGATCGCTGAAATAAATGAGGCGCAGATGAATGAAAATTGATCGGTTAAAACAATTGATGCGCAGAAATGTCATTAATTGATCAAAGCAATTGACGgccaatatcatatcgtatcattaAATGCAATTGATGCGCAAAAGTATACAGAAGCAGTAACTGTAACGCGCAGAATTATACAATATCACTAGCAATTGGCTCtcataaatatacaaaatcacTAAAAGCAATTGATGCGCATGCTCATTCTCTTTTGCTTAATGCAACTGACGCGAAGAGTTATACGTTATCGCTAAATGTAATTGATACACAGAACAATTCCTTATGGCTAAAAGCAATTGACGCGCAGAATTTACCTTGTGACATTAAGTGCTCTTAACGCGCACAATCATATCTTATTTCTAGATGCAATTGATGCACAGAATCATACCTAAAAGCAATTGACGCGCAGAATTTCACCTTATCACCAAATGCAATTTACGCGCATAATCATGCCTTATAACTAAATGCAATTTACGCGCATAATCATACCTTATCGCTAAATGCAATTTATACACAGAATTATATCTTATAATTAAATGCAATGGACGCGCAAAATCATACCTTACAGCTAAAGGTAAATGAGGCTCAGAATCATAATTATGGTATAAGGCAACTGACGTGCAGAATTTCACCTTATCAGAAAATGCAATTTCCGAACAAAATCATTCCATATCGCTCAATGCCATTGATGCTCAAAATCATATCTGATCGCTAAAAGCAATTGATGCGCAGAATCATACCATCAGAACCGCAGAAGGCAAAATCATTACTTATTGCTAAAGCTAAACGCAATTGATGTGCAGATTGATTACCAAAAGCAACTGACGCGCAGAATAGTACCTATTTACTAACGTTAAACGCAATTGATGCGCATATTGATAACTGAAAGCAATTGGCGCGCAGAATAATACCTTATAACTAAAGCTAATCGCAGTTGATATGCAGATTGAGAACCAATGCTAAAAGCTGTTGACGCGCAGAATCATACCTTATCGCTGAAGCTAAACGCAATAGATGCGCAGATTGATAACTTGCATTTGACgcgcattatttttaaaaaacttatcgCTGAACGCAATGAAGCGCAGATTTATGATATCTGATCGATAAACGCAACAGATGTACAATGCAGAAACTTATCGCTTGAACCAACAAATTTGTTATATCATAATGAgtaacttaaactgttaaaatgatCGTTAAAGCCAAACTTTCGCGCAtgatatcaaaatatgcagagaCCATCACCGTTACAGATGAAAATTCTCAACGCATTATAAAGATATATtctaaaatcaaatgtataacAAATGACGTGGGAATTGGTTGGTATTATTGCGATTATCTGTGATAGTGGATCAATCATTATATTTTGCTTACACTTCTGCTTTCATTTTGACTACAAATGCGGGGATTGAATTTCTGCGGTTATACAATAGGTTCAACCAAATAATACAAAACTTGTTTTAGCTACTTTTAGCGATAAACCATTTACCATTGTGTGATATACACTAGGTACCAAGTTATCTTACGATACTGATCTCAATAAAGGGGCACGGGTATTCATACACTACTGGAGCCAGATCTTATGACACTACGCTACACTGTCGTCGAATGTTCTACAAGTCCTCCTTAACATTGTGAGGTCACTGTCGGGTCCTCTTGCCAGGCCCGGAAATCCAGATCCGGGATTTCAGAACACTCTATCCGCGGGTGGAACTCCCTACCAttgtagaaaaaagttcaacatgGATATTTGTTTCAAATGGCATAAAGggaaatgcaaaacaaaatacatgatcTTTTTGCAGAATCAAGCAATGAAGTGAAGAAAGATGGACACTTACTCGGAAGGTAGGAACATCACTCGGTGTTGAATCCTCTCTATATTTAGGTTATTACACATTATCTTAGCCAGGGACATCCGCCGGATTGCGCTCAGTTGCtctataatattaaatattcgCAAACACTGATTATTTCATAAGAATGTCCAGTGGTATGGTTCTGCCTCGAacatacaatttatttttctatagaCTATACATGCATTTACACTGATGATAACTATGTTACAACTTAACTACGTGTTGACATAAGTATGCTGCTTGTCGACGAATTCATCTTACATGTCGAcgttatcaataaataaattcttgCATGAGGTTGGATAAATAGGTCGTCCTACAATTGGATTCACTAATCAATGTAACGACAACAAAATATGTCGTACTAAATAAATCCGGTTCGAACTTCTTCGACCTGGTAGACACAAAAGGCCAACTGCATGACATGATGAAATAAGCAAAGAAGTTTCAAATAAGGAATGGTTCTTTTCCAATTTTTCATTTGGTCTctgcaatttttaatttacgacTCAACTTTCTTGGTTCCAGAATGCAACACCACAACAAAGCAATCGTAAAAATAAAGCGTACCAAAAAAACCCCGCAGAAACTCTACTTACTCATGGTGAACCCAGTCCGTGGATCGGGGTTTTCAAACCAGAACCTGTCTCCTTTCTTCAGTTCGCTAAACTGTAAACCAACTATACAAGCAAATGTGGGCCCAACTTCCATTCCACTTCGTTTTCTTTCCGTCAACGCTCCAGTTAAAAGATCGATGTCCATTGGGGATCTGCAATGGTTCATGGAAAATACATTAACAGTTGGAAGATACAGTAAAATAAGGTTAATTGCTTACTGCATACTTTGTTGATTTTGTAAACACGCTGTTCAACCAATGTCTGTAAAAGTTTGAAGAAGTAGACATACTTTGATGGATTAACATTGCATTGAATACACCATACTTCAATAACATGTATATTGATTCCATAACAAATTGACTAGCTATTCAAATGCagatatcaacaaaaaatgacagCCATTCAACCCTAACGATTTTATTTGGACATTAAAAGGGAATTTCATTCCAAAGGCTATCTCCTTAACCAAACAGAATCAACGAAAAATCACAAGGCGCTGAAGATGAGgttatattcttaaaaaaattgagacAAGAAGATTGAACCAGGTTATAATGAACCTAAACTTTCTttggtttttatataatttttgatatATCATATACAACTTTGCCCATGCAACATGACCTtcaatgtgtacatgtatctacaaagAATGACCATGTAGTGAAGCACACGATGAAGCTCCGCTCTTCCATTCTGTCAATTGAAATGTGACTAAAAGGTGAGTGAAAGGCAAAGTCCTTCCTTTAAACACCCTTCCTGGCAAATTAGTCGACATGCAGCTGACGGACTGGTAGAGCTTAATTCTAGGGAGCATTTCTAGGAAAGAAATAACTTTGAGTTATACTTGTAGACATCTCGAAGTTTTTGAATCATTTCCGGGTCATGGTCCAGCAGGTCCTCGAACTTCTCAGCGATCGGGAGAGAACAGAACCGTCTCCAAGAGTTGTAGGCCGCCAGCCCGTGGTCACGACCTCTCTGGATGTCTATGGCGGCTAGGTCAAGGCCACTTCCATTGACCTTCAGGTAGGAATCCCTGACGGCGGGAACATAAAATCTATCcccaaaaatataaagatagtTAAAACACAGAAATAACCTTTAAAAACCTTTCTTCAAAGCatgccaaatacatgtatagcttaAAGAAACTTCGTAGTTTGACGTTGTTCAAGAGTATTGTGTAATTATTTAAGTGGATTTAATAATAATGATTGTAAAATAATACGTCGAGGATTATATTTCAAGTGCCCTTAATTGGagcttttaaaaatcaattctatGTTTGAGTATATAAAGGTTACACACAAGTAGGAAATGACGACCACATAATCGCTGTAAGTATCAATAATGACTGCATATGGTATTTAAAGAGTTAATCGCTTATTTCAAGTTAATGCACATTTGAAAAATTTCCCctaaatgtaattttaaaaattttaaaaaaaaaatgtcaaatttgttTTTGGTATTCTAATGACCTGTTTgcttttacataatattttgatgttttgaaaTGTATGTTTAAGTTTAAGACAAACTTGTAGCTTGAATtgctccaattaaaaaaaaaatctccaacACATTTTTTAATTGGATTACCAAATTTTGGATAGAGTTATCACTCTATACGTTTAGCGATAGAGCAAAAAAAGTTTCACTTCATAATCAAAGAGGTTACATTTGCAACAGCGCACCCCTTTGGCTGTGAGAGTATATCATTAAAAGCATTGTGGAGCCGAAGGATAGTTATCGAAGCCACTGATTTATATACCCTTACCACTGAACAAGGTTAAAACGGAAACATTAGAGAATCGGCATCGCCCTCTAAATGTACTTTAATTACTAAAGGCTTCCATGACTAACGCGCTAATGTCTGTGTGGACAAACTCCTGATGCcacgaaaaaaatattttgatgggTAACCTTAACAAGCATTTGATTTATTGCGCGTCCTCTAAGATTTCTTATTGGAATCGCTGGTTGGTAGGACCTCTCCCGAAGCTATTGTTTCTCAAGAGCGTTATTGTTGTAAAGGATTACTGTAATGCCGAGATAACAAAAGAAAATGACCTATTAGTTTCCGGTTGAGCATCATTAACCAGCCATTCCATTATCTCCTCCATTCCTCTGCCGCCATTTTGCTGTGCATACCACGGCCTATGAAACGTTTCCTCTAAGTTGACGTAAACAGTTTCGTTATCGAAGAAGCCGAGCATGCTGGGTATTTGAGTGTGTATGAATTTGATGGCGGCTGAGGCGAAGCTGTTTGCGATACCAGCGTTAACGTTGGGATTGTACACCGAGTAGTCGTAGCCATCACTGTTGATGGTCAGACCGTACCGCCACATATCCTCCTTGCCGAGGATCACCGGAAGGTACTCGGTGTATGTAATCTGCTGGATCAAAGCCGCGATGATTTTTCTTGCCTCTTGGAAGACGAACTCCGGAAGCCATTGGGGATTTACGCACCGCAGTTTGTCGGCTATTCTGTTGTGTTCTCTGACGAATAATGTGTACATTGCAGATAAAGCGGGACTCAGATTCACTCTATCGTCACCtatagaaaaatcattaaaatgtaaaaaaaaaaaaaaaaaaaaaaggataatcAAATCTATCTTCTAACCTGTTATTTCTTTACAATAATTACACAATAATTACACAATAattattccaaaaaaaataatgaacccACTCAATGCTCTCAACTCAAACATTTTGCACAATTCTTAAtcacttttaaatgaaaaatgtctagtttagaaattaaaaattaaagaaacaaGAACAGTTGACattgtttaattctttttaattcGTTCATTTTCTTACAAAAGTATATCAGTAACCTACATATATTTCCTAAAATACAAATATCAATGTACAATATAACTTTACATTTAATATACAGCATTAATTTTGATTAAGAaagttaaattgaaaatttttgaaacagaGTTAAACGCTTGACATAGTTAGCACACATTGTTAAGATTTTCTGATAAGGCATgcttacaaaaattattttgaccCAATTTTGGCTTCAAACTTGTAATAAAGTCAAGATAAGTTTCTAGgtcaaatatatttctttgtttttatcaCAATTATTATAGTTCATgcttatacaatacaaaattttgattgatcttaGTGTTTTACCTTCAATTTAGATAAAAACTATTTGATTTAGAACCCATTAGTGATCATTGTAAAAACTTTGCTTTATATCATTGCCTACAagcataaaaatgtaaaaaggtaTTACTTTTGGTTTCTAAGAGAAGACCAACTCTAATGTAGATAATAAATAAGAGCAGCTGactttaaaattactttatttgaCCTTTAGTATAAACCATCCACAATGTAATCAGTATAATTGTTATAATTAACGTTCGTAAAACACAATTTACAAGATATATTTTAAGAGCTATTGGCATGAAAGTTGTCTTTATTTCTAAGATAAGggaacagtatattttttaaaagactgttttttGTATAAGAATTGAAACTTGTCCTTTGAATTGGAGATTTTAGTCTTAAATGTTTTATGACTGTACTAAATTTGGTTCTATATATTAAACAACACAACTGATGAGTAAAAAAGCAACGTTTACCTGTTTTTTGACAGAAGTCGTAGCCCTTTTCAAGGATACAGTTTTCTATGACGGGGTCAGCTGCAGGGATCATGTTGTTGCCATCGACCTTAAGACGTCCTGTGAAGGACaatagaaaaaatgtatatctttaaaaatgtacGAAGAGAAACAAATACTGAACATTGCAACAAACAGAAATCAGAGaggtttaaaaatgttttatattgaatGCCATAAATTCAGGTGTCCGTCAAACTGATACACTGGCAGCCAAACAGGCAAAAGCTTTCGAGTAGCTCTGAATACAAATAGATCACGTAAGTGTATTTGAGGGGGCAAGTCGTTTATTAGAACTGTAAAAAGTGCTGACATGCTGACATTTTATTCTAACGCTCCCTATGAATTATGTACTGTTGTACTGCAATGTAAATAGTCAGAATTTCCTCTTTTAAATCGCGATCTATATTCAATTCTACCATAAACGATAAAAATATCTACTAAACTGGTTATTGTTTCCCTTTCTGCTGTAAAAAGTGCGGGTTATGGATTATGGATGTTTTTTCATTCAATCATTAGTTTGATAAGAGCGTGATTACAGTTGGAATAGATAAGCAACCCCAATCGTACAAATGGCCACTGTGTTGTCGTAATGGGCATTAGGGTTTCCTTTATTCTAATGCAAAGCATCATCCACATGGAAAGTTCTCCTCCTCCACTTCAACTTTCAGTCATTTTGTCTCATTACGAAATCCAGGAAGATCAATACCAATATCATTCATCAATATGTCATTAACTTAGGAGACACGGAAATTGTTAAGTTGGGGAAAAAAACTGtccaaatgtattaaatcttgtTTCGAAGTCGATAACATGTGCTTATTACATTTTCCATACAAAACAATAATTggtgtacatatgtacattcgATATAGCAAATGGTTCCTTGTTCAGGTTGGGAATACATTTGCCTTTCAACTCACAATAAAACAGATGTTCTTAACATCTGATGCAAATTGTTCCCTCAAACACTGAAGCTCCATGTTGGTTTTAGAATACCAGAATAAGGACGTAGAATATATACTTCGCACCATCACCTACATTCCTAATCTATGTACAGTTTGTAACAGTAATCCCTAACAGTTGTACacatttttagaaaaagaaagtattgcgtattgttaaaacattatGTAATCAAATCACATGCGCATGTAATAAAGTACTTGAACACATATCTTTAAATATGTCACGCCATCATCCAGTATTTAGCagtatttattacattttttcacCAATTGGTCTTAAATGTCTTAGTACTGTATATCCTTTTACCACAATCACTGCCTGAAGACACCCCTACCCGTTTGTGGATCCACTATCTGTTTCAGAGTGTCTGTATCTTTGCCATAAATATGCGAGCCATCTATGAAGGCCGTGGCAAGGTTCAGTTGCTCTCTTTTTGCTGAAACATTTGCAGATAATCGTCATTATCAATGTGCTCGATCTTTCGTCAGAGTCTGATACTGTACTAACATTATCTTTATCAcaatatgaaactaaaattcAATGTATGACCATAAAATGGTGCTTTACCGGAGAAGCTTTTACAACACTCAGATCGCCCATGGCTGATTTGGCTCAAGAGATTGAGTACTAAACCTGATCACAGTAACTATCATTGAGTACATATTATAATCAGCTGTATCTTTATGGCTTAATGTCATTCCGTTCACTGAGGTTGTATAGTTTGGACACTTTATACGACATTTGTATTGAGACTTCAGATATATAGGCAGCTGCTGATCTAACATTTGGCAAGGTTAGTCTTTGCTGCTATAAAATACATCTGACATGTTTGATGACATTTAAAGCTCGAATCATGGGTTACCATCTTAAAATTCGTGTAAGATCCTTTATATCTTTAGAGGTCAATGTGTACAGTTGCACTCACTTGTGTAGCACATTGGTCCAACACCGGGTGTTGAACGAGCCATTGGAATGCATCGGGATTTGTAGAACGGGTCGTTTGGTGGAACATCAATTGAAAAGCATTCTCGActataaaaaatgtgaaaataggGAGGAAAACAGCtcataaatttgtatttcatcTAAGAGTCTTAAAATTGGTAATTCATTTTACCTATTTTTGTCTTTCCCACAGCAATCCAAGACTCCACCGTCTATACCTTAACaagttataaagaaaatattatataaacatttgttgttttcgGTATTTGCAAACTTTAATTCATTGCagacgaattaaaaaaaaaagaatatctaATATCGATTCtattaattaaaaaaggaaTGTGTGAGTTGGTATCAATAATGTTACGCTAATTTGGGTGATATTTCCAAAGTCTTTAGAACTTTGGCTTGGCTTGCTGCTATAAATTAGATGTTGCCTGTAATGTAATAACCTATATAGTGTGATGATACTGCAGTAGAATGGGTTTAATAACTTTGTTCATTGGAATgaat
This is a stretch of genomic DNA from Crassostrea angulata isolate pt1a10 chromosome 4, ASM2561291v2, whole genome shotgun sequence. It encodes these proteins:
- the LOC128182572 gene encoding peroxidase-like — protein: MNEDEERFPLPQFVEKLTCPSVNERRLSATTARIQNLQSMVLKKKYRESSPFTLIMIFGCKWRALLIIVYFVHLLIPSECVNISTIDDIYDSIKGLPEYENLTAFEIKDFFDFRSENPLPNDLQRTLLEARQYNFVHDVIEEIAFVENTTSSTLIESDEFLIPLHLKFTERDCTLGPTHGQCADDQYRSLDGSCNNMVYPTWGMAGQVLRRYLSPGYHDGIEMPIQLDISGAPLPSAREISNLIHRQGDVMDMNAVLTVMVMQWGQFLEHDILSIPVNRGIDGGVLDCCGKDKNSRECFSIDVPPNDPFYKSRCIPMARSTPGVGPMCYTTKREQLNLATAFIDGSHIYGKDTDTLKQIVDPQTGRLKVDGNNMIPAADPVIENCILEKGYDFCQKTGDDRVNLSPALSAMYTLFVREHNRIADKLRCVNPQWLPEFVFQEARKIIAALIQQITYTEYLPVILGKEDMWRYGLTINSDGYDYSVYNPNVNAGIANSFASAAIKFIHTQIPSMLGFFDNETVYVNLEETFHRPWYAQQNGGRGMEEIMEWLVNDAQPETNRFYVPAVRDSYLKVNGSGLDLAAIDIQRGRDHGLAAYNSWRRFCSLPIAEKFEDLLDHDPEMIQKLRDVYKSPMDIDLLTGALTERKRSGMEVGPTFACIVGLQFSELKKGDRFWFENPDPRTGFTMKQLSAIRRMSLAKIMCNNLNIERIQHRVMFLPSEEFHPRIECSEIPDLDFRAWQEDPTVTSQC